The sequence TATTAGAACTGCTTCCTTGTGACCGTGCTTTTTGTGCAGGATTTCCTCTTTTGGTGGGGATGAGGGTAATGTATGGCCCTAGCATTTCTCACCATCCATTGTGAAGGTGTGAGCTCCACTTGGAATATCGCACCCCTTCTAGTAACACAAAGCAGAACTTACAGGTTTGGCAACTGTACCGGTGTCTAGTGCAAGTAGCAGACGCTATAGCCCATACCCCTTTCTTTTATTAAGCTGGAAGAATGGATTAGAAACGTTTATCAaaagaagtgtttaaaaataatgaaatagaaaTTTTTTATGTTAAGCTGAAAAACCTAAAAAGTTGTATAGCCATCTTCAACTTAGTGAGTAATATTTCAAGTGGATGGAATTACAAAAAGCTAACCCGTTTCATTAAGCGTGGGTGCAAGCACCTGTTATTCTTTCAGGAATGTCTCTCAATGTTCAGTTCCTCAGCAAAACGCAGCTTTCTAAATGTTTCTTGTGTTCTTAATTACTTGTGGTCCTGCAGCCTAGGAGAGGCAAGGGAGAGCTTTGTGCCTCAAAGCAGAGAGGGCTGAACGAGCTCTGAAGAAGCTGCTTACCCAGGGGAAGGTAACCACGCAGGAGCACTGCTGCCCTGGGCACCGTACTGTgcagccttcccttccctgatgAGGTGTGCTCACGAGGGAGAAGAGTTCACAGCTCTTGCCTTGGGCTGGAAAGAATCGCTGCTGTTTGTTTAGCAAAAGAGCAGCACTGCATAATACAAACAAAGGTTTATTtcaccccgctccccccgcacACGTACTCTCTTGTACAGACAAATGTgcctctacatttttttttttgagtaaagcTGAGCCCAAGAAAAGGCCTCTATCCACTTCCAAAGCTTctagatgaaaaataataataataaaaaaaaaaagtggtgggAAGGGGTGAAGTGTCATTAGTTACATCACTTATTGTAAAGTACCAGGAGCCTTTGCGAGAGCAGCATTTCCCCTGCTCCAGTAATGAAACCTTTAGTCCAAAGTTATccctggtttgtttgtttgttttactaaggggaaggggaagagagtCATCTTTCAGCTCACTTATTTGGAGGTTTAGAGGAGGTACTGTGCAAGTTGATGCTCTGAGTATAGCTTATAAAGAGTACTAGGGCTGTGATTGCTGCTCgttaactttttgtttttttttttaaacaactatTCAACAATCTATGGAAAAATGTTTATCATCTAACACTCCATAAGCCTTTGCACTTTGGGAGAGAGCGTGTGCTGCATCCTTAGATGGTGTAGGATCAGGAGGAGAAGTGGTGGGGATGTATTTGCACGAGGCACTTGCTCCAAATCGGCCCCAGCAGTAGCAGCAGAGCACGTCCTTTCAGTCCTGGTTCCCTGTACTTGGAGATGCAGTTATGAACGGAAAGTCCTAATCGCTGTTCGAGTATCCTGGACAAAGTATCAACAAGGCAGTTTCTCTTCTCAAGCCTTCTCAGTCCTCGCAGTCTGGCTGTTGGACTGTTAAGCACAAGAGGCATTTAGCTGCTAGGAAAGCAAATACCGCCTGAGCCACCAGGGCAGCCTGCCAGCTGGAAGCAGCCCACACGCTGCCCATTGGCCCATACGATGCTGCATGATATTGCTTTGATCAGCTTTCATGTACACAAGACTTGTTTGTACTAGAAAAGTGACTTATATGGTGAATACCACCTCTGGGAGTAAAGGATCTCTTGCTTATTTTACCCTGAAAATATCAGCCAGTAACTGCTATTTTGACTTGGCCTTAGCAATAGCTTCCTTTTATTTGGTGTGAGCACTACCCATCTATCTTCCCTCCCTTAGGTCTGGGtactttgtatttcaaaaagttATGTCCTCAGAAATGACAAACAGTTCATTTGGTcgggttttcttttttttttttttaacttgtaagAAGTACCTGTTACTTCATCAGTTACCGTTGTTCAGATGATGAAACCTATGGTTTTAGCATTTACTATTTCAAGAGGCAGATGTCCGCATTAATTCCAGTAAAAACATTCTGCCCTAAAGGGCAGAATCACTTAAAACACTGATAGaagcttattttaatttgaaatagcTCCTGCTCTCCATCTGAGTTCAAGGCAACTCGATTACGTGCTAGGCCCCCTTGCCTTGTAGAACCACCTCACATCTCTCTGCCTTGCTGTAGGTGAACACGAGGAAGGGTTTTGGGGAAAGGTGGGgaataataagaaagaaatccaCATCCACAGGAGTTGCATATTTGTTGTACTGATATATTCCAGgcttgtgtgatttttttacatttatatagtTTACATTTTGCTTGACCCATAAATAACACTTGCAAGATTAAGAGGGCCATAGTTTAGAGAGTATTTACATAGCCCCACCATGCATACAGAGCTTTCAATACCTAGTAGACAAAATTAAGCTGTTCTGCACTAAACatctttcaatatttttaaacccCCTGACTAAAATACAAGCAATATTTCATCCATAATGCTGCTGTTAAACCCCTAACAAATCTAGTTTGATATTGTAACAAACTTCTTCAAATTCAgggatataaaaatattcagcttttaaaattttaactgtACAATATGTACATTAGTATTTGCACTGTTAAATTATGAATACATTTAAGCCTATGAAATACTACATTataaatatcattattttttgaTTTAGAATTGCaactaatacattttaaaacctgGATAATACATCTGAAAAGACACAATTCTGGAGCCTAATCCTTTAAGCCCTTACGAAAGTATTTATGTAAGTAGATTCATTGACTTAAATGGGGTTACGTGCCTGAGCAAAGGATTCCAGCATTTGTACCTTTCTCTTTCAATGCAGTGGAGTGGAGGAAATGACATAAAAACCATCACTACTCATTGTACTCACTGGCAGTCAGGTCCAGTTCCAAAAGCTGGATTAATACCTTCCTTTAGACAGGCACAAAAAACAACTTACACAGGATGGagttatttcaaaaaaataaaaaatagaaggaaaaacatgaaatttaaGTGTGTAAACCGTTTAGTGCTGCTTTAAGATATATCAAGGCCTCAAGCATTTCAGCTCCCGTATTCTGATTTTTGCCTCCTTAATAGTGGACTCtttggaaaagcagcattttcccaaatttaaaaaaaaaaaacaccttccagtTTTTGTAGGGAAACTTCAAGGAAGAGAATCAGTTTTATCAGTGAAGAAAGGACACAGCCTAGAGTCACCTTTTCAttggagagaagaaggaagagttgAGGATCACCCTTTGTGGGTATAGTTACAGTACAAGActgacagttttatttattgatcTTCGCTGACTCCCCTCTCTCAGATAACTGAACATAGGTGAATAGAGagcataaaataaatgtctaCACAAAGTCTGTATCAAGAACTGCAATAACAGTACTGTGACAGCTGAAACGTATGTAAACCTAGCAATATCTGAACAGGTCATCGTTTGGCATAGTGACATTTCTGAATGTTACTTTTACAATGTAAACTCTGGTACAGTTATCATTTACACTGGCAAAGCGTTAAGAACCTCAGCAACTTGCCTAAGTAcaattattaatataaaaagaTGTGGTTCCAACTGTAGCTAGAGAGTTGACTGGTCTTCCCAACTGTTAAAACACATTAAGAAATGATGCAGTTTTTCCCTTTGTGTCCCCTCTTCTTCTTTGATTTGGTTGTCCTTTGTCCAAACTGAGAACTAGATAACGCAGTAGTTGGACTAGAAAGGTCGTCTGTATAGTATGGATATCTCAGCGAGCGTGGCTGGGGAATGGGCTGTCCCAGGAAATACCCTTCCTCTTCAGAATCAGATGATGAGGATGAAGTCGAACACCAGGAGTCATCTTCGTCACCATATAATCCAAAAAATTTATCAACCACCTGATTCCGCAGTGCATAATCAGAACTCGTATGGGCATACTGGCCATACAGCTCCGCGTTTTGAATATATGCCCGAAACTCACGCgagcttttgttttgaataaattTTTCATGATCCTGAGGAGAGTAATAACGAAATCTCTCTTTTGGAGAGCATCTTCTTTCTGTGGCCAAATTAAGTGCGTTATCTGAACGAGATTTCCTACTTCTTCTGCGATGGTGAGAAGGCCGATTTCCACGCTCTTCGAAATGGTAAACACGCCTGCGAGTCCTTTCACTCATTGGAGGCTGTCGAATTTCAACATTCTCGTAACTGCCATTATCAATAACATCATCTGAAAACTTCACTTGCTGTGGTCTAGACTGGGATTTAGATCTTCTCAGTACAGGCATATGCACTGGCTTCTCCTCTGGTAACGCTTTTTCCTGGCACAACTCTGAGCTCAGACTCTTCAAGGACTCTGTGCTCCGGTGGAGCATGGAAGAATTCAGAGTTCCCATGTTGCTCATCTTCTCACAGTCCTCTACCTCCAGTTCTTGGAAAGTTTGCAAAGAATAGAGAGATGTCCGTGGCTTGCCTTCGCCATCCATTGAAGCCCCTGGGGTGGGAGttgagaaaggaggaaaaggagaattaGAGGTGCGTTGAAGAGAGAGAGGTACTGCAATGAAACGTTAAAAACATTCGTTTTCATGAAAGCAGACCTTGAAGTGTtaggcagtgggcacaaactggagcacaggcggctccccctgagcaccaggcagcacttctgtgctgggaggtgcctgagccctggcacaggctgcccagagaggccgtggggtctcctccttggggatcttcCAAAGCCCCCTGGacgtggccctgggcagcctgctctgggtgtccctgcttgggcaggggctggggcaggtgggCTCCTCAGGGCCTGCCAGCCTCAACCACTCCACTTCTGCTCTTTGGAACCATTACCAAAAGGACTAGCTTCACATAACGACaatagctttgttttttacttCAAACATTTAAGAAGTAGCTAACATTAGAATGCAAAAagtttaattataaaatatttaaacagctAAAACACACATAAAGCTAAGCCACTAAGAAAAGAATTACTTTAAATTACGATCCATGCTTgccatttttaaagctaaaatattCTGTGCTTCTGGTATGGCTAAGTTCAATATTCCAGCTGTTGCTACAGGAAAGCCAGGATCGCTTCCTCTCAAAGAAGGATCTTTACTCTCAAAATGTCAACAGTAAGCTGGCCTGGTTTACTTCAGGTTTGTGTCAAATGACCGTTCATTCCCAGAACAAGGGTTTCATCTGCCCTATGACCCTCCCAGGTGCAGTACTTCTGGTTCCTCCTCCTCTCATACCCCCTGAACCAAGCTCCCCTCATCAGTTCCTGCTTTACCACATGGGCAATGCAGCACGTGGCTGCTTCTGAGCTATGCAAGGAGCTAGAATAATTCGTGCTAGAAGGAAAGGAATGGAGAAGATAGgacaacttttaaaatgtgtctCTCTTAGCTAattctctgcttttttgtttttttgtttttctgtgggGTAGGGAATAGGAATGGCAGGTTAACACACAACACAGATGCACTTGCATATCTGACTTTTATCCTTTCAGCTAATTTCAATCATGTTTGACAAGGAGGTTCACAAAAGTGGATTATCAGTTTCTCTTCAGTCAACAGAGAAAGATAATCTCATAAACCTCATTTCCTAAGGCTAAGAAGGCTGCCATCCTTTCAGattttctacatatttttacaAGCAAATCAGGAAACTATCTACAGTGTTTTGTGGATTATCTTTAATATGATCCTAGTGTAGAATGCAACTTCTTGTATTTAAGGTACAGAATTTGCTTGAAGTTGTGGTTTGTATGTAACAAATGCACAGTTCAAGACTGTTCTTACTCTGTTTAACATtacattttgttgtgttttttgttgttgttacaagcaaagaaaataattcaaaaggaaaggaaaatttaaatagCATACGTTTATGTCATGGAAGAATTGTGTGCTTGATAAAAGTACATCAAGCATATCATGCACCTCCTGCtgtgaaagctttttaaaagaatcACAAATATGAACAGTCTTAGTTCAAAGTACTACAGCATCCATGCTTTGGTTGACCTCTCCATCAAAGCCATGCAATTTCCCCCCGTTACCTGTTATGTTGGACAAAGCCAAAGAATCCATCGAGTCTCGAACGCTTTGTTCTTGCTGTTTCAGATCAGACAAACATTCCAGGGAACCTCCATACCACGGTGTTTGGTCGTGTTTGTATCCCGACGCCCCATGCTCCATGTCTAGCTCCTGGatcttcctgctgctggcagggcccGGATGGCTGCCATACGCGGAGTCACCCAGGCCGTCCTGGGACTGGGCCCAGTACATGTCTGATTGATACTTCTTACTTGCTAGgcttgggttattttttttcaagtccaACTTGCTCTTGACAATGCTGTCAGAAATCCAGTGTTCGCTTGATCTAATGTCTACCTCAGCGGGTTGCTGGAAGAGGCTTTTATCACCAAACTTCAGAAGCAGCTGAGTCATGTAGTCTTCGTGTTCAGCCCATTCTTCAGGGTCCTCAGGCATTTCTTGCTCTACTCTTCCTTTCCAGAAGTCTTCATTAACAAAGCTTGCCTCTTCCCTTGAAAGGCTTAAGTCATCCAGCTTGCGAGAAAGGGTATCATCGGCGTTGCCTGACAGACCAGGAAACTTGTAATTGAGGGCTGGCGACAGGAGGAGAGACTGGCGGCACTGGTCAGCCGAGCGGCTGCTCTTGCCCATGCGAATGCTCCTCCTGGAGTCTCTCGATCGAGCAGACTGGAACGCGGAATCCGAGGAGTCGGAGGCGTGAACATCCTCACCCAAGCTGCAGGTTTTTGAGCAGTAGATCTGCCCTTGCTTCGGAAGGAAAGGGCAGCCAAGCAAAGAGGTCTTGCACTGAGCACAAGAAAAGCAAGTCTCCGTAGCATGCCAGTGCTGTCCATCGTAGGTCATCTGGGCATGGTCAACAcctggaaagggagaaaaagcaatgcTTTGGGTTCCCTCAAAAACTACTGGCAGGATCCACGCTTCtggaatgtgattttttttttttccccataatttGTCTTTCCCTTAATATGTAAGTTTAATACTTAAAAAGGACACACTTACCAATGTGCTCCCCGCAGGTCTCACAGTATTCCGCGTAAAGAGATTCAAAACAGTTACAGCAGAACGGTCGCCCGTCCTTCATGATGTACCTCTGGCCTCCCAGGATCGTCTCACACTCGAGGCAACAGAAGTGTTTCATGTGCCAGTGGCGACCCTCAGCTTCTGTGCACTCATCAGCAAAAATGAtcttttcagagagaaaagtgaACTCTTAATTAAGTGGACAAAACATCCCCTCAGGACTTGGAACAAACAAAATATCCTATTTGTGCAGctaacacaccaatgttttgttTATCTGGCTTTTGAGTACAAAGATAAAACAACAATTGCCTAAGACAACTGTGGCATTCTGAGCTTTTCttaaacagcaaagaaagaagaaaaaactactttttaaagcaaaaaaaaaaaaaaaaaaggaaggtaagAACTCAACAAAGAAGCTGCTGTTATGAtgatattttggaatatttGTACAGATTCTTGTTCTAATTCAATCTACAAGTTTCAATTCTAAATACAAACAGGTACATGTTTTCCAAATTTGATCACATTGCTTGTCGTATCACTGTTTTGACATGAAATGGAACACCTCTCAGCTTTCAACACATCTATGCACCACAGTCATTACTGCTTTAAGGAATGCACCTGCCTTCAGTAACTGCCCAAGCAAGCGATGCAGTTTGTTAGCTGAACAATGACGGGTGGTGGTTTGactgtaaaatgtaaattttaccTCATCACAGGCTGAACATCGAGGCTTAAGAAGTTCAGCGTGGTGTCTGCCGCAGTGAATTTTTCCATCTTGGTAGAAGTAGATAAGGTCAACGAGAAGCTCATTACACGTGAAGCATACAAAACACGATGGATGCCAGCACACACCGGGGCCAGCTCTTGAGGCAAAAACTGCAACTTCTCCACCATTTACTTTTGTACCACACTgggaacaaaaagagaaagcgGACATACTTCATATCACAGACAACTAGCTTCTGGcatttaaactaaattaaaacacCAAACCCAACATGAAGGCTTTATTCCAAAATTTTGacatgaagggaaaaatatatattttcaatcTTGGACAATTCTGTGCATCAACAAAACTTTTGTGAATAGAAGTTTATAATTAATAACGTTTTGAAACATAtgcctgtttttcatttgtctttattttagtATGAGTCAACAGCAGTAGCAAATATGTCAAAGATTCAGCTCATTGCTAGTATTAAAGGTTGTTTTGCTTAAGCAAGCACTACCTTCTTTCTATTCATATGCAGTTTCACAAATAtcctatttatatatatttatatcttatttatttatatatgtatgttcaGGCATAGGCAGAAATAAGCCTACATTTAATATTGAGATATTAGTGAGACCGCTGCTTGGCTTGTGGCACCAGTAGCGTTACCTGTTCGCAAACTGCATGCATCACTGCTCTCGAGAGGAGTTTAATAGTGCCTCGGCCGAGCGCCTCCTTTTTGCGCTGAGAACTAAACATCTGCAgctccttcttttcttcttcgCTTAAAGACTGGCAGTATCTCACCTTCCAGTGAAAACACACAAGAACTTTCTTTAGAGactgagcttttaaaataacatcGCAATGAGCAAGCACATAATATGCAAGAATTTTTTCAGGTATGCTGGCAATCATCATTGAACTTCTCTAGCTAGTCTTCTCTACAACCTTAATATTTAGTTAATATGGCACAACACAAACCTAGTATAGAGAGAGATTTTGCAAACTAAAACGTTGTCCAGACAaggaataacattttaaaaaagccaaaccaaaacGTGCTGCTGTCTTAAAATAATGGAAGGAGCCTAACTGAGGTTCATCCATAACACTGTCCTTTAGATTTATGGTAAAGTGCCTGCAACTAAATATTGCAGTATGCAAGATCTTAAGCATTGACACCCCCGCCCCCTTTTCTTACAAAGAGTTTGTTTGTTATTTCCACTTCTGCTCCAAATTGCACTGCATATCTGAGATGCAAACCTTTTACTATCACAAAGCATCCTTTTTGTGTGCCACAATGAAATCCCAGGAATTTGTAGGTTCCTGGTAATTGGTGGGTGGCTGCAAACACTATAAAAGCAACTTGTGTTAAGTTTATTGCAGTGACACCAACCTTCCTGACAAGAAAAGGCAGTGTCCTTCCAGACAGCTCTTATCTGCACAGCAGCGAAACGCAGAGCTAGACAATGGGCTCAGTGTACGCGCCGGGCTGGCGCACAGGTCAGATGCCAGCACAAGCCATGTTTTAGGCTTGTAATAAACACGCAGGTAGGTAATTCACGCAGAGGAGGTGAGAGAGACCTAAACCCTGACCGTGCACCCCCAGGCTCCCCAGTTACCTCGTTATCGTGGGGTGGCAGCTGATAGAGGAGCTGTTTAATTCTGTGCTTCTCTCCAGGGCTGTTCACGTAAGGGACTTTTTCCTCCGGCAAGCAGGCAAAATACAGCTGTACCTGCACGGGAGCAATGTGAAGTCAGACCAGGAGACACACATCACCTGAGCACCGCATGCGACCTTCGGCTGCTGTTTTATCTCAAGTCCCATTTACGAAGGAAGGAGGCTATGCTACATTAGACCTGTGACAGGGTTTGTGCTGAAAATACGAGGCCCAGATGAACCAACTCAGCAAACCTGGCTCGTCTCTGATAAAACTAGCACCAAGCTGCTGAATTGCTTTTCTGGAATGCAATTTGCAGTGACAATTAGGGGGTATCGTAAATTATGCACATTTAATGTTCTCATTATTCCCACCCCCTTCAGGGCTGGTCAACAACCCAGCTGAAATTCCAAGTTTCCCTCTACAATTTACCACACAAGGCACGAAGCTTTCCAGAAAACAGTCGCTGTGTAAACAAATTTAATTCGCTCTGTGCATTTTACACATTGTTGAGacaaaagctgttttgtagCCCCCCGCTGATCAGGTTCACCCAAAGCATCAGCTTTCATTGCTTCCATGTGGCCTTTGGTAAGAAGGTGGAAACATCCTTCCCGTGGGAGAAGGCTGGATCCAGGCACATTTCAGTCGGATGCAAATGAACTATGAAATTTTCATGGGCTGCGTGTTTTTGATAAAGAAATCAATATTGGGTGTACACACCTATCAATCTtcactcctcttttttttttt comes from Anser cygnoides isolate HZ-2024a breed goose chromosome 1, Taihu_goose_T2T_genome, whole genome shotgun sequence and encodes:
- the PRICKLE1 gene encoding prickle-like protein 1 — translated: MPLEMEPKANNLVFGCQRSSTSDDDSGCALEEYAWVPPGLRPEQVQLYFACLPEEKVPYVNSPGEKHRIKQLLYQLPPHDNEVRYCQSLSEEEKKELQMFSSQRKKEALGRGTIKLLSRAVMHAVCEQCGTKVNGGEVAVFASRAGPGVCWHPSCFVCFTCNELLVDLIYFYQDGKIHCGRHHAELLKPRCSACDEIIFADECTEAEGRHWHMKHFCCLECETILGGQRYIMKDGRPFCCNCFESLYAEYCETCGEHIGVDHAQMTYDGQHWHATETCFSCAQCKTSLLGCPFLPKQGQIYCSKTCSLGEDVHASDSSDSAFQSARSRDSRRSIRMGKSSRSADQCRQSLLLSPALNYKFPGLSGNADDTLSRKLDDLSLSREEASFVNEDFWKGRVEQEMPEDPEEWAEHEDYMTQLLLKFGDKSLFQQPAEVDIRSSEHWISDSIVKSKLDLKKNNPSLASKKYQSDMYWAQSQDGLGDSAYGSHPGPASSRKIQELDMEHGASGYKHDQTPWYGGSLECLSDLKQQEQSVRDSMDSLALSNITGASMDGEGKPRTSLYSLQTFQELEVEDCEKMSNMGTLNSSMLHRSTESLKSLSSELCQEKALPEEKPVHMPVLRRSKSQSRPQQVKFSDDVIDNGSYENVEIRQPPMSERTRRRVYHFEERGNRPSHHRRRSRKSRSDNALNLATERRCSPKERFRYYSPQDHEKFIQNKSSREFRAYIQNAELYGQYAHTSSDYALRNQVVDKFFGLYGDEDDSWCSTSSSSSDSEEEGYFLGQPIPQPRSLRYPYYTDDLSSPTTALSSSQFGQRTTKSKKKRGHKGKNCIIS